CCGCCCGGTGTGAGGATCGTTCGCGCCACGTCGAGCGCCTGACGCGCGAGATGGATCGAGCGGGCGTGATCGAGCTCGTACTCGCCGGTCATGTTCGGAGCCATATCCGAGAGCACGAGATCAGCTTTTCCCACCCGCTCTGCGATCTCCGCTTGGGTACTCTCCTCGGTGAGGTCCCCGCGGACCGTCTCGACACCGTCGATCGACTCGATGCGCTGGCGGTCGACGCCCACCACGCGACCGCCGTCCGCACGTTCGGCGGCGACCTGGAGCCAGCCGCCGGGCGCGGCCCCGAGATCGATCACGGTGTCGCTCGGAGCGATGAGGTCGGCGGTGTCGTCTATCTGCTGGAGCTTGTACGCCGACCGCGAGCGGTAACCCTGCTGTTTGGCCTTGTTGTAGTATTCGTCCCGACCCGACATTCGTTGGTTGGCGTAGACCGTGTGTGCGTAAACGCCCTTCGTTCAGCCGTCACTCGCTCAGCCGTCATTCGTTCACCCATCACTCGCTCAGCCGTCATTCGCTCAACTGTCACTCGTTCAGCCGTCATCCCGTTTCGGTCGGCAGGCGGTGCTATCGACAACCACGGGAGAACGACGACTTTCCACCGACTGTCCGAACCACGCTGTATCGATATATAGCAGCCTGTCCTGCTCCGCCCACCAATTTATATATATTAGAAGCAACTATGTAGTAACCCCCCTCGTTTTCACGCGATGACGCGCAAAGCGACGCGACGCCGCGTACTGATGGGGATCGGCACCGGAACCGCGATCGGGGTTGCTGGCTGTACCGGTGGTTCCGGCAACGACGGCGGTGGTGACAACGGCAGCGGTGGCAACGGTAGTGGCGGCGGCAACGAGAGCGGCGGGAGCGGTTCCACGAGCGGTGGCCAGGGGATCAGCGGGGGCAGCGCACAGCAGTCGAGCGGCGCGCTGACCGCCGACGGCTCCTCGACGGTCTATCCGATCACGAGCGACGGATCGTCGGTCTGGAACTCCAACCCGCCGGCCGATGACGGCGAGTACTGGGGATCGAACGACGAGGGGACCGCCCCCGGCTACGAGGCGCTCGGCAGCCCCGACATGCCGATGACCGAGTTCTTCGCGAGCATCTACGGGCTCGATCCCTACCAGGTCAACGTCGGTCTCAGCCACTCGGGGACGGGGATCGAGAAGCTGATGAACGACCAGGTCGACATCGGTGACTCCAGCGCGCCCGTCCAGGACGAACTCCCCGAGCGCGAGAGCTACGACGACTTCGTCGATCACGTCGTCGGCGTCGACGGCCAGCCGGTCATCGTCAGCCAGGCGATCGCGGATGCCGGCGTGACGAAACTCACCGGCGAGCAGCTCCGCGGCATCTACACGGGTGAGATCACCAACTGGTCCGAGATCGATTCGTACTCCGGCGACGACAAGGAGATCCAGAACATCTGTCGTGCGGAGGGGTCGGGCACCGATACCGCCTTTCGAGCGAACTTCCTCGGTGATCCGAACGCCGAGATCGCCTGCTCCCAACGGATCGGCCAGAACCAGCAGGTCCGCTCGACGGTGCTCAACGCCGACAACGCGATCGCGTACATCGCGCTGGCGTTCACCGGCAACGGCGCACCCGCGATCGCGCTCGAACTCGACGGGACCACCTACGAGCTCGGCAAGAACCTCGGCTCGAAGGACTACCCGCTCTCGCGCGACCTCCACTGCTACACGTGGAAGGACACCTCGCCGAAGGAGTCCGCGTTCATCAACATGCTGCTCACCGAGTTCGGCCAGCAGCAGTTCGTCGCGGCGAACGATTACTTCAAACTGCCACCCAACCGCCGCGAGGAGGAGCGCAGCAAACTCGCCGATCCCGAAAAGCAGATCGAGTACAGCGGCGGCAATGCGTCCTCCGGCAACGCGTCCTCGGGGAACGCGAGCAGCTGAGGTCGTCGGCCGGTCGGCCGACCCTCACACAACTGAGACATCAAATGAAACATCCATATTCGCATGCCGACCATCCCTGAACAGTGGCTGCCGGGCAGCCTCGGCGACAGGACCACCGACACCGACCGGAGTGCCCTCGTTGCGGGTGCGATCGGCGCGCTCACCCTCGCGGGTGTCGCGGTCGGGTTTCTCGTCCAGTCGAGCTTGACGGCGGTGTTTTTGCTGGGGTTCCTCGTCGTGGTGGGCTTCGGCTGGTACGCCCACCAGGCCGAAACGGCGAAGGCGCTGACCTTCCTCGCGACGGCGTTCACCGTCGCCGTGATGGGGCTCATCATCGTCTTCCTCTTCCGGGAGGCGTGGCCGGTGTTCGAGCTGATGGGACTCGATCTCATCACACGAATCAATCCCGGCGAGGCTGGACTGTGGGACACCGCAAGCTCGGTGTACTCGCTCACCCCGATGATCTGGGGCACGGTCGTGACGACGATCCTCGCAATGGCTATCGCCGGTCCGCTCGGGATCGCGAGCGCCGTGTTCCTCGCGGAGATCGCGCCCGGGTGGCTTCGGGACATCGTGAAGCCGGGCGTCGAGATCCTCGCGGGGATCCCGTCGATCGTCTACGGCTGGCTCGGATTCATCGTCATCAACGGCTACTTCAGCCGGTCGGACACGTTCGATCTCGCCTCGAACGGGAGCCTCGTGGTCGCGGGGATGGTGATCGGGCTGATGGCGCTGCCCACCGTGGTCTCGGTCGCCGAGGACGCACTGACGTCCATTCCGGAGTCGATGAAGAGCGGTTCGCTCGCGCTCGGCTCGACCGAGTGGCAGACCACGATGGGGATCACGATCCCGGCGGCGTTCTCGGGCGTTTCGGCCGCCGTCCTGTTGGGCGTCGGTCGTGCAGTCGGCGAGACCATGGCCGCGACGGTGATCCTCGCCAACGTCACCGAGTTCCCTGGGCCGCTGTTCGACGCCTTCGACAACACCATCACGCTCACCAGCGTGATCGCCAACCAGTACGGCGTCGCCCAGGGACTCCACCTGAGCGCGCTGTTCGGCGCAGGCGTCGTGCTGTTCGTCACCGTGCTCTTCCTCTCGATCGGCTCCCAGCTGATCGAGGAGCGAATGGAACGCAACCTCGGTGGGAACCAATGAGTGACGCGTACGGAACTGATGCGACGCTCGTTGAGGGGCGCTCATCAGCGTTCGAGCGTGCGAGTGCGCTCGCGGTCGGGCTTTCGTTCCTCGCCTTCCTGTTTTCGTGGACGGCGCTGTTCCGGATCACGCCGCCCACGTCCGAACTCCTCGGTTTCACTCTCTACGACCTCTTTGGGGTCGGCCTGGTCGTCGTCGGGGCGATCGTTCTCGGGCTCGGCGTCGCCTCGCGAACCGATGTTGTCACGACGACACCGAGCGACACAGGAGGAATCGCCGCCGCGACCGCGTTCGGCCTCTCGGCACTCGTCGCTGCTGGCCTGCTCGTCTCACAGACGCTCGGGCTAGGTGTGATCGCGTGGCTGCCGGCCGCGCTGGCCGCGGGGGCGGTGACGGCGGTCGGCGTGGTGGGCGCGCGCGAGGACATCGCTGCGACGATCCCGGCGGGAATCCTCGCCGTCGGCGTCGGTCTCCTCTTTCTCACGGGTATCATCGGTCCGGACTGGGTGTGGTCCCCGACGGGCTTTGCGGCGTCCTTTCATGCGCCGGTGGTCGTCCCGTTGCTGACGATCCTCTGTAGCCTGCTCGCGGCGTGGCCGGCCGCGAAGGCGAGCGCGGGCTTTGGCAGCCGGGGCCGGCAGACCGGTGCGTACCTGTTGATCGGAATCAACACGTTCTCGATTCTCGCGATCCTCGTCCTGCTGATCGCGTTCGTCGCCATGCAGGGGCTGCCGAAGCTCACCGACGGCTTCGAGATCGGTCTCGATGGGTTCGCGTGGCCGTTCATCACGAACGTCTCGCAGGGCATCTACGTCGATATCCCGGGCGTGCTGCCTGCAATCTTGGGGACCGCGTGGCTCGTCGTCGGTGCAGTGCTCTTTGCGGTGCCGCTCGGCGTCGGTGCGGCGCTCTTTCTCACCGAATACGCCGACGAAGGTGGGTTCACCCGGATCGTCGAGATCGCGACCAACGGGCTCTGGAGCACGCCGAGTATCGTCTTCGGGCTGTTTGGATACGCCTTTCTCGTTCCGCGCTTCGGCAACACCACGTCGCTGTTCGCCGGAATGCTCGTGCTCGGGTTCATGCTACTCCCGCTGGTGCTCATCACGAGCCGTGAGGCGATCATCAGTGTTCCCGACGAGTACCGCGACGCGAGCGCCGCGCTCGGAGTGAGCCAGTGGCAGACCATCCGCAGCGTCGTGCTGCCGGCGTCGGTGCCGGGTATCGTCACGGGCGTCATCCTCGGCGTCGGCCGGATCGCGGGCGAGACAGCGCCGATCCTCGTCGTGATGGCGGGGTCGCCGTTCCCGAACTCGACACCGAAC
The genomic region above belongs to Halococcus salifodinae DSM 8989 and contains:
- a CDS encoding PstS family phosphate ABC transporter substrate-binding protein produces the protein MGIGTGTAIGVAGCTGGSGNDGGGDNGSGGNGSGGGNESGGSGSTSGGQGISGGSAQQSSGALTADGSSTVYPITSDGSSVWNSNPPADDGEYWGSNDEGTAPGYEALGSPDMPMTEFFASIYGLDPYQVNVGLSHSGTGIEKLMNDQVDIGDSSAPVQDELPERESYDDFVDHVVGVDGQPVIVSQAIADAGVTKLTGEQLRGIYTGEITNWSEIDSYSGDDKEIQNICRAEGSGTDTAFRANFLGDPNAEIACSQRIGQNQQVRSTVLNADNAIAYIALAFTGNGAPAIALELDGTTYELGKNLGSKDYPLSRDLHCYTWKDTSPKESAFINMLLTEFGQQQFVAANDYFKLPPNRREEERSKLADPEKQIEYSGGNASSGNASSGNASS
- the pstA gene encoding phosphate ABC transporter permease PstA — protein: MSDAYGTDATLVEGRSSAFERASALAVGLSFLAFLFSWTALFRITPPTSELLGFTLYDLFGVGLVVVGAIVLGLGVASRTDVVTTTPSDTGGIAAATAFGLSALVAAGLLVSQTLGLGVIAWLPAALAAGAVTAVGVVGAREDIAATIPAGILAVGVGLLFLTGIIGPDWVWSPTGFAASFHAPVVVPLLTILCSLLAAWPAAKASAGFGSRGRQTGAYLLIGINTFSILAILVLLIAFVAMQGLPKLTDGFEIGLDGFAWPFITNVSQGIYVDIPGVLPAILGTAWLVVGAVLFAVPLGVGAALFLTEYADEGGFTRIVEIATNGLWSTPSIVFGLFGYAFLVPRFGNTTSLFAGMLVLGFMLLPLVLITSREAIISVPDEYRDASAALGVSQWQTIRSVVLPASVPGIVTGVILGVGRIAGETAPILVVMAGSPFPNSTPNVLGSFAFTTTPPFITNDALLTSASALPYQLYATITAGVGATDVEAFGWGTALVLLLVVLSFYAIGIATRAYFRRKLRYE
- a CDS encoding 23S rRNA (uridine(2552)-2'-O)-methyltransferase; protein product: MSGRDEYYNKAKQQGYRSRSAYKLQQIDDTADLIAPSDTVIDLGAAPGGWLQVAAERADGGRVVGVDRQRIESIDGVETVRGDLTEESTQAEIAERVGKADLVLSDMAPNMTGEYELDHARSIHLARQALDVARTILTPGGDLVVKAFDGRDLDDLEADIEDEFEYVRTVRPDASRDESSELFLVGKGRMTAPVAVDDELTVEITDTGDEDDGIAKVDDYTLFVSDAEEGETVEVRIEGVKPRFGFAERID
- the pstC gene encoding phosphate ABC transporter permease subunit PstC, with translation MPTIPEQWLPGSLGDRTTDTDRSALVAGAIGALTLAGVAVGFLVQSSLTAVFLLGFLVVVGFGWYAHQAETAKALTFLATAFTVAVMGLIIVFLFREAWPVFELMGLDLITRINPGEAGLWDTASSVYSLTPMIWGTVVTTILAMAIAGPLGIASAVFLAEIAPGWLRDIVKPGVEILAGIPSIVYGWLGFIVINGYFSRSDTFDLASNGSLVVAGMVIGLMALPTVVSVAEDALTSIPESMKSGSLALGSTEWQTTMGITIPAAFSGVSAAVLLGVGRAVGETMAATVILANVTEFPGPLFDAFDNTITLTSVIANQYGVAQGLHLSALFGAGVVLFVTVLFLSIGSQLIEERMERNLGGNQ